The DNA region TGAAATTTATAACCGCCTCTATCAAAGACAACGGCTTTGATATTTTTTTCTAAAGCTTTTTGAGCCAGTATCCGGCCCAAAACCTTAGCAGCTTCAATATTACCGCCATTTTTAACACTTTCTTTAATTTCAGAACTTAAGGTCGAAAGACCCAGTAACGTATGACCCTTTTCATCATCGATAATTTGAGCATACATATTCCGAGCACTTCTAAAAACACTCAACCTGGGACGCTCTG from Candidatus Limnocylindrales bacterium includes:
- the rplR gene encoding 50S ribosomal protein L18; amino-acid sequence: MPQLTKEEHRKKRHKRVRKKVKGTSERPRLSVFRSARNMYAQIIDDEKGHTLLGLSTLSSEIKESVKNGGNIEAAKVLGRILAQKALEKNIKAVVFDRGGYKFHGRVKALATAAREGGLQF